The following proteins are co-located in the Rattus norvegicus strain BN/NHsdMcwi chromosome X, GRCr8, whole genome shotgun sequence genome:
- the 6030498E09Rikl gene encoding uncharacterized protein LOC691215 isoform X1: MRPRFYTSNGSSRFSPRRRVKAISQKSNVHGLCLYLILCFGLGLGLGLGLGLGLNPGFGLSLGLGLGTGLSFKLGRSLDMSQMTSLDSVHQESTDNIAIKDDSVGSIMEEMDENMGQISDVRAISKYEYDNWEDIHEFAGDELVKEGAGGGQDYPQTKAA, encoded by the exons ATGAGACCCCGCTTCTATACGTCTAATGGCTCAAGCCGGTTTTCCCCGAGGCGAAGAGTGAAAGCTATTTCCCAGAAGAGCAatgtccatggcctctgcctttaTCTGATCTTGTGCTTTGGCCTGGGCCTGGGCTTGGGCTTGGGTTTGGGCCTGGGTTTAAACCCAGGTTTTGGTTTAAGCCTTGGCCTGGGTCTGGGTACAGGCTTGAGCTTCAAATTAGGTCGGAGCCTTGACATGTCCCAGATGACCTCCTTGGATTCTGTACACCAGGAGTCAACTGATAATATTGCCATTAAGGACGATTCTGTGGGATCTATCATGGAAGAGATGGATGAGAACATGGGGCAGATCTCAGACGTAAGGG CAATCAGTAAATATGAGTATGACAATTGGGAGGATATACATGAATTTGCTGGAGATGAGTTAGTGAAAGAAGGAGCAGGCGGTGGGCAAGATTATCCTCAGACCAAAGCAGCCTGA